One genomic window of Hyphomonas adhaerens MHS-3 includes the following:
- a CDS encoding MurR/RpiR family transcriptional regulator has product MSESKPKRKSATKKRGDVPIVDNVMTRIRIRHPSLGPSTRSIADYILENPRQVVGMSVTELAEATGASDGSVINLCRQLDLSGFQQLKLSLAQEVVQPVQFIHEDLQPTDTTPTVCRKTFHAGIQALRDTLSILDADAVDEAVKIIRAADRVEIYGIGSSAPIAEDAQYRMLRIGIDAKVVVDSHIQAISASRTGPKVAVLTISHSGATHETLAATRLAKEAGAKTIIVTNFSSSPLQAYADVKLFTMARETKFRTEAMTSRIAQLCVLDALIAALALADYDRATDTLKKTFDVLSLKRF; this is encoded by the coding sequence ATGTCTGAGAGCAAGCCCAAACGCAAAAGCGCAACCAAAAAGCGCGGCGACGTTCCGATCGTGGACAATGTCATGACCCGCATCCGGATTCGCCACCCTTCGCTGGGCCCCAGCACGCGCTCGATTGCCGACTACATTCTGGAGAACCCGCGCCAGGTGGTCGGAATGTCCGTTACCGAACTCGCCGAGGCCACAGGCGCGAGCGATGGCAGCGTCATCAACCTTTGCCGCCAGCTGGATCTGTCCGGTTTCCAGCAACTGAAGCTCAGCCTCGCCCAGGAAGTCGTCCAGCCCGTCCAGTTCATTCATGAAGACCTGCAGCCGACCGACACGACCCCAACCGTTTGCCGGAAAACCTTCCATGCCGGCATTCAGGCCCTGCGCGACACGCTCTCCATTCTGGATGCGGACGCCGTCGACGAAGCCGTCAAAATCATCCGCGCCGCGGACCGTGTCGAAATCTACGGCATCGGATCCTCCGCCCCGATAGCGGAAGATGCGCAATACCGCATGCTACGGATCGGGATTGACGCCAAGGTCGTTGTCGATAGTCATATTCAGGCAATCAGCGCCTCACGCACAGGTCCGAAAGTGGCGGTACTGACCATTTCTCACTCGGGGGCGACACACGAAACGCTGGCGGCAACCCGCCTCGCCAAAGAGGCTGGCGCGAAGACGATTATCGTCACAAACTTTTCCAGCTCGCCTCTCCAGGCCTATGCCGATGTGAAACTGTTCACGATGGCCCGCGAAACCAAGTTCCGGACCGAGGCCATGACCAGCCGTATCGCGCAGCTTTGCGTCCTCGACGCGTTGATCGCCGCGCTTGCGCTCGCCGACTATGACCGCGCCACCGATACACTGAAGAAAACATTTGATGTTTTGTCTCTCAAACGTTTCTAG
- a CDS encoding HAD-IIA family hydrolase, whose product MAHGFLPASSAEITSAMQVARGFLVDWDGCCAIDNQLTEAAAAFLTAHHARTVIVSNNSSNTVDDFLEILSRSGIVMRREQVVLAGVEAIDRAAMAGQVDVMVLAHPRMRAVARNTGIRLNRDEAEIVVLLRDTRFSYSRLERAANALRKGARLIVANPDLTHPGAEGRIKPETGALLSALGSCVNLDAVDMEVVGKPKPGLYLKACRALDLAPEEVVMLGDNPATDLAGAQALGMHSLLVRADEPGVLEALARDFSF is encoded by the coding sequence ATGGCGCATGGCTTTTTGCCCGCCTCGTCGGCCGAGATTACGAGTGCAATGCAAGTGGCGAGAGGCTTCCTTGTGGACTGGGATGGCTGCTGCGCCATCGACAATCAGCTGACCGAGGCGGCAGCTGCTTTCCTGACGGCGCATCACGCCCGCACGGTGATCGTGTCGAACAATTCCTCCAACACCGTAGATGATTTTCTAGAAATTCTTTCTCGGAGCGGGATTGTCATGCGGCGGGAACAGGTCGTGCTTGCGGGTGTCGAGGCTATCGATCGGGCGGCAATGGCCGGACAGGTCGACGTGATGGTTCTTGCGCATCCACGTATGCGGGCTGTCGCGCGGAATACCGGCATCCGCCTGAATCGGGACGAGGCTGAAATCGTTGTCCTGCTGCGGGATACGCGCTTTAGCTATAGCCGCCTGGAGAGAGCGGCGAATGCGCTTCGGAAAGGCGCGCGCCTGATCGTTGCCAATCCGGACCTGACTCACCCCGGCGCCGAGGGCCGGATCAAGCCGGAAACCGGTGCGCTTCTCTCCGCACTCGGGTCATGCGTAAACCTTGATGCGGTTGATATGGAGGTTGTCGGCAAGCCAAAGCCTGGCCTCTATCTCAAGGCGTGCCGGGCGCTCGATCTTGCGCCGGAAGAGGTCGTCATGTTGGGGGACAATCCTGCGACAGACCTGGCCGGTGCCCAGGCATTGGGAATGCATTCCTTGTTGGTCCGCGCGGATGAGCCGGGTGTCCTGGAGGCCCTGGCGCGGGATTTCAGCTTCTAG
- a CDS encoding phosphate/phosphite/phosphonate ABC transporter substrate-binding protein, which yields MRLVVLLVVLAGLCLTGLPAKAERSGTAASPLRVLLIPADGGTEDGTKADFVPLFNAITRTSGIHFDVQTGQSYAAVIEGMCAGQAEIAWLGPVSYVEAHRRGCADLLAIEERDGSSTYYAGIFVSQASGIDTPDELSGKSIALGSQHSASSFSYPLAMLSKAGIDPLRDLGAIRITGSHANSLLALQNGLVDAAGASFISFERAVNQGGLNASEFRLLIKSDPIPNPPIAMHPGLPESVKELLKSSLGNVHRTPGIRPESIRGYGGKQVDRYNTDATDALFEAMAGTIGFIDTDYQTAVLRKSGS from the coding sequence ATGCGTCTGGTAGTGCTCCTGGTTGTCCTGGCCGGCTTGTGCCTTACCGGCCTTCCGGCAAAAGCCGAGCGTAGCGGCACAGCTGCCAGCCCGCTCCGTGTGCTGTTGATACCTGCTGACGGCGGCACGGAGGATGGCACCAAGGCGGATTTCGTTCCCCTGTTTAACGCCATTACCCGCACCAGCGGCATTCATTTCGATGTCCAGACCGGGCAAAGCTATGCCGCGGTCATCGAGGGGATGTGCGCTGGTCAGGCGGAGATTGCCTGGCTTGGGCCGGTGTCATATGTCGAGGCGCACCGGCGTGGTTGTGCCGACCTGCTCGCGATTGAGGAGCGGGACGGAAGTTCGACTTACTATGCTGGCATCTTCGTGTCTCAGGCGTCCGGCATCGATACGCCGGATGAATTGAGCGGCAAGTCCATCGCGCTCGGATCTCAGCACTCGGCCAGCAGCTTTTCCTATCCGCTGGCGATGTTGTCAAAGGCCGGTATCGATCCGCTCCGCGATCTTGGCGCGATCCGGATTACGGGCAGCCATGCGAACAGCCTGCTGGCTTTGCAGAATGGTCTGGTTGATGCGGCCGGGGCATCTTTCATTTCGTTTGAGCGGGCAGTGAATCAAGGCGGCTTGAACGCATCCGAGTTCCGATTGTTGATCAAATCGGATCCCATTCCGAACCCGCCCATCGCGATGCACCCAGGGCTGCCGGAGTCAGTGAAGGAATTGCTGAAGTCGTCCCTTGGTAACGTTCATCGCACACCCGGCATTCGCCCGGAATCGATCCGTGGCTATGGCGGCAAACAGGTGGACCGCTACAATACGGACGCTACCGACGCGTTGTTCGAAGCGATGGCCGGTACAATCGGCTTTATCGATACAGACTACCAAACGGCCGTCTTACGTAAGTCTGGTTCCTGA
- a CDS encoding phosphonate ABC transporter ATP-binding protein yields the protein MTSTPSHSQAPDAVLTVDAARKAYPAGPTVLDGVSLRIEPGSFCVLLGASGSGKTTLLRSIIGLVPLDAGTIDISGTILTPKSIRRSRREIGMVHQDFGLSSRLTAAQNVMAGTAPGLPVWRLLFQAYPKDVQDKACELLSRVGLEEGHVNRPASGLSGGQKQRVGIARALINGPKLILADEPVASLDPQTAQEVMDLLRRTAKEQGVAVLCSLHQISLSRTYADRIIGLRKGKIVFDGTPGQLGPDVLARIFGTGRETFAPSMAVA from the coding sequence ATGACCAGCACGCCTTCTCATTCGCAAGCACCTGATGCGGTGCTGACAGTCGACGCTGCACGCAAAGCCTATCCGGCCGGGCCGACTGTTCTTGACGGTGTATCGCTCAGGATTGAGCCGGGCAGCTTCTGCGTTCTGCTCGGGGCTTCGGGGTCGGGGAAGACGACACTGCTACGTTCAATTATCGGGCTGGTTCCTTTGGACGCAGGAACGATCGACATAAGTGGCACAATTCTCACGCCAAAATCGATACGCCGTTCGCGTCGCGAAATCGGCATGGTGCATCAGGATTTCGGCCTGTCTTCACGTCTGACAGCCGCACAGAACGTCATGGCTGGTACGGCGCCCGGCCTGCCGGTCTGGCGTTTGCTGTTTCAGGCATATCCGAAGGATGTTCAGGACAAGGCATGCGAGCTGCTCTCGCGGGTCGGTCTTGAAGAAGGACATGTGAACCGTCCTGCCAGTGGCCTCTCCGGCGGACAGAAGCAGCGAGTCGGAATCGCGCGTGCGCTGATTAATGGACCGAAGCTGATCCTGGCAGACGAACCGGTCGCCAGTCTGGACCCCCAGACTGCACAGGAGGTGATGGATCTTCTTCGTCGCACCGCGAAAGAACAAGGTGTCGCGGTGCTTTGCTCATTGCACCAGATCAGCCTCTCGCGCACCTATGCGGATCGCATCATCGGATTGCGCAAGGGGAAGATCGTATTTGACGGGACACCCGGCCAACTCGGCCCGGATGTGCTCGCCCGCATCTTCGGCACCGGACGTGAAACCTTCGCGCCGTCCATGGCGGTCGCCTGA